The following are encoded in a window of Providencia rettgeri genomic DNA:
- a CDS encoding FGGY-family carbohydrate kinase: protein MMDSVYLGVDAGSSSVKVCAFNFHGELLAKASRDTNIISKSLRSHEINLNDFWKKTAEAIREVSSQVKKIVSVSFSVACPTLVLLDKNNQPVTNGITYLDGRSEGFIQQTLGKDLNKVQALSCNSPSPSACWVGTLGWLQMQQPELMQKVHKVVLLNSFLSLKLGSKKAAIDPTQAAYSGAVVLSKAPKWSKELLQYWRFNHDILPPIYPCTSVVGQVDQTAAQETGLQVGTPIILGSADTAAAAFAVGLLDSETAFESTGTSGVITFCLEEPNFDHRFMNRYHIVPNQWLAHGAMSTTGGTFNWLNHAVWPEINDHEQLEEFSKASTPGANGLIYLPYLAGERSPIWDVNASGAWIGLRLNHNRDDMVRAAFEGTAYGLKQILTIANEKWGVVLDELLSVGGGSRSLLWTQIKADILQVEYSIAQTADAAAFGAAMVGATGAGFFCGINDPDLPIIKTEDMVFTPNKDKKIQEIYNKQFNIYDGLYPLLKETMYSLSNK from the coding sequence ATGATGGACAGTGTCTATTTGGGAGTAGATGCAGGTAGCAGCAGTGTAAAGGTGTGTGCTTTTAACTTTCATGGAGAATTATTAGCAAAAGCATCGCGTGATACCAATATTATTTCCAAGTCTCTCAGAAGTCATGAAATTAATCTAAATGATTTTTGGAAAAAGACTGCAGAAGCAATACGAGAGGTCTCTTCACAAGTGAAGAAGATTGTTTCTGTGAGTTTTTCTGTTGCTTGCCCAACGCTTGTTTTATTGGATAAAAATAACCAACCTGTCACGAACGGGATAACCTATCTTGATGGCCGTTCAGAAGGATTTATTCAGCAAACATTAGGGAAAGACCTTAATAAGGTTCAAGCATTATCTTGCAATAGCCCTAGTCCATCAGCTTGCTGGGTTGGCACACTCGGGTGGCTACAAATGCAGCAACCCGAACTGATGCAAAAAGTACATAAGGTGGTACTACTAAATAGCTTTTTATCATTAAAACTGGGTAGTAAAAAAGCGGCAATTGACCCAACACAAGCCGCATATTCAGGGGCTGTTGTTTTATCAAAAGCGCCTAAGTGGTCAAAGGAATTATTGCAATATTGGCGATTTAACCACGATATTTTACCGCCGATTTACCCTTGTACTTCTGTCGTTGGGCAAGTGGATCAGACAGCAGCACAAGAGACCGGATTACAGGTAGGAACGCCAATTATTTTGGGGTCAGCGGATACTGCAGCGGCGGCATTTGCTGTCGGGCTGCTTGATTCTGAAACGGCTTTTGAATCGACAGGTACTTCAGGTGTTATTACATTTTGCTTGGAGGAACCCAACTTTGATCACCGCTTTATGAATCGATATCACATTGTACCGAATCAATGGTTGGCTCACGGAGCAATGTCTACAACAGGGGGGACTTTTAATTGGCTTAACCATGCAGTTTGGCCTGAAATTAATGATCATGAACAACTCGAAGAATTTTCAAAGGCATCAACACCAGGGGCGAATGGATTAATTTATTTACCTTATTTAGCCGGAGAGCGTAGTCCTATTTGGGATGTGAATGCATCAGGAGCATGGATTGGGTTGCGTTTAAATCATAATCGAGACGATATGGTAAGGGCGGCTTTTGAAGGCACTGCTTATGGCTTAAAACAAATATTGACTATTGCTAATGAGAAATGGGGGGTTGTGTTGGATGAGCTATTAAGCGTGGGTGGTGGCTCTCGTAGCTTATTATGGACCCAAATAAAAGCAGACATTCTTCAGGTTGAATATAGTATTGCACAAACCGCGGATGCAGCCGCATTTGGTGCAGCGATGGTCGGGGCAACTGGTGCAGGTTTTTTTTGCGGTATCAATGACCCA